The candidate division WOR-3 bacterium sequence TCTTATGTTACTAGGGCGTTATCGCTCAGTAGAGGAAGTGGGATATTATCGCCTAGCCACAAGTCTCGTTACGGCAAGTTCGTATTTAGAAAAAGCTATTGGTCAGGTATTGTATCCGACCCTATGTAGTCGATTAGTGAATGAAAAATGGGAAAAAATTAGGCAGAGTTTTAAAAAATTGACGCTGCAACGCGGTATTCCATTGTCTCTGTTTTTATTTTTGGCAATTTTATTAATTCATCCCCTATTACCGAAATTGTTTGGTAATCATTACATTCCGATGATTAAGGGAACACAAATTATGATTTTAGCTACAGCAATCAGGACTTGGTTCTATTGGCTAAATCCTTGCTACTATGCTCTAGGCAAAATTAAATTATGGACAAAAGGTTACAGTATATACACTGCTTGTACACTAGGTTTATCATGGTTGGTAATTCCCCAAGCCGGATTTTATGGCTGGAGCTATATTTTTTCATTTAGTACAATCGGTTTTATTGTTTGTATGTTGTGGTTTCTAAAAAATGAGGCTTAAAAATGAATTGTTTTGTTTGTGATAACAAAGATGAAAACGGTAAATTATCTACGGTAGTGAAAGCTTTTCCTGAAGCTTGGAAAGGTTCTGTCTTAGATGTAGGCTGTCGAACTAAGCAGCTAAAAACCAGTTTAATGCATTTGCCAATTAATTATTGCGGATTCGATCTTTTTCCACCGGCTGATGTTACTGGTAACTTAGAAAAAGGTATGCCTTTTCAAGATGCTTCCTTTGATGTGGTGGTGGCATTAGATGTTTTAGAGCATACAGATAATATTCATAAATCTGTAAACGAACTATTTAGAGTGGCTAAAAAGTATGTGATTATAAATTTGCCGAATACGTATGAATTTAAATGTAGATTAAAATTTTTAGCTGGTAAAAACTTATCAGGAAAATATGGTCTTCCTATAGATGCTCCTACGGATCGCCATCGTTGGCTGTTTTCATTCAACGAAGCTTTCAACTTCACTCACGCTATGGGGAATCGACAAAACTTTGAGGTAAAAAAAGAAGGTTGTCTAGTAGGCCCCAATAGAGGGGGTTTTATCGGACGAGTAATGACGAGACAACTTCCCGATCTCTTGG is a genomic window containing:
- a CDS encoding class I SAM-dependent methyltransferase, whose product is MNCFVCDNKDENGKLSTVVKAFPEAWKGSVLDVGCRTKQLKTSLMHLPINYCGFDLFPPADVTGNLEKGMPFQDASFDVVVALDVLEHTDNIHKSVNELFRVAKKYVIINLPNTYEFKCRLKFLAGKNLSGKYGLPIDAPTDRHRWLFSFNEAFNFTHAMGNRQNFEVKKEGCLVGPNRGGFIGRVMTRQLPDLLAPWYLALLERKS